The sequence AGAGGCAATATTAAAACTACTTTATTTGGTCCCATAACTCCTTTAGTTAAGGAAGTTGAAACAGTTTGCCAAACAAAAACGGGAAAAATAATTCCAGTAGCTTTTTCATGTTCAAAAGTTCAGACAGAGATTGAGCATTTCCAGGGTTATGTTTATATTATTAGGGACATGACGGAACGCAAACAAGCCGAACTTGCCAAACAAGAGTTTTTAGCAATGATAAGTCATGAAATACGTACTCCTGTTGCAGCGGTAATTGGCATGGGAGATATACTATTAAATACTGATTTAACAACACAGCAAGAAGAATTTGTTGAAACTATTTGCAATAGCGGTAAAGCTTTACTTGAAATTATTAATGATATCCTTGATTTTTCTAAAGTTGAATCGGGCAAATTAGAAATTGAGGAAGAACCTTTCCATTTAAATAGCTGTATCGAAGAAGCTATTTCGTTGTTATTACCGAAAGCAAAAGAAAAAAAATTAGAAATTATTTTTCACAAAAATCCTGAAATTCCAGAAGTTATTGTCGGAGACATAAGCCGACTGCGACAAGTTTTCATTAATCTACTTAGCAACGCTATTAAATTTACCGAAACTGGAAATATAGAAATTTTACTAACAAGTCGCAAGCGTCAAATTATTGGCAATGAAAGAAATAACTATGAAATTCAGTTTGCTGTTAAAGACACCGGAGTAGGGATACCCAGCAATCGAATCGATCGTTTATTTAAAGCCTTTAGTCAAGTTAATTCTTCCATAACAAGAAAATATGGTGGTACTGGTTTAGGGCTGGCAATATGTAAACAATTGAGCGAATTAATGGGCGGTAAAATCTGGGTTGAAACCGAACCAGATAAAGGCAGTACATTCTATTTCACTATATCGACTCGGGTTGTAAAAACACAGTTAAGCCATGAATGGGAAACCAAAGCGGAAGAATCCCATCTCAATATTGATGCTACCGTAGCCGAAAAAAATCCCTTAAAAATACTTTTAGTAGAAGATTACCCAACAAATCAAAAGATAATAACCTTAATGCTGCAACGAATGGGTTATCAACCAGATATTGCCAACAACGGCTTAGAAGCGCTGAGTGCATTGCGGCATCAATCTTACGATGTGGTGTTGATGGATATGCAAATGCCGGAAATGGATGGTATGACAGCAACGGAATATATTTGTCAGGAATGGGATATTTCAGTACGTCCCCGAATTATTGCACTAACAGCCAGTGCTATGTCAAGCAATAAGGAAAATTATTTAGCATCAGGGATCGATGATTTTCTTGCTAAACCTTTTCCCATTCAACAACTCATGCAATTACTGAATAAATATCGCAATCATAAACAAGAAGCTAGTAAAAAAACTAAAGCAAGTCATCGGGAATATTTTGGTCAAAATAATTCTACAATCGACGCAACGGCATTACAAGAAATTTATAGAATCGCTGATTTTAATTGTGGAGTAGATCCAAGAATATTTTTATTAGAAACAATTGATGATTATTTAGAAGAAACCCCTAAAATTTTACAAAAAATTGAGGTTGCCTTAAGTGAAGATAATTTAAAAAATCTTCAGCTATTCGCCCATAAGCTTTCTTCTAGTAGTGCTACATTAGGCGCAAATAAACTTGCGGCTTTATGTACGCAATTAGAAATAATGGTAATAAGTGAAATGCGAGATGAAATAGCAGAGCATATTAGCAAGGTTGAAGCTGAATATGAGAAAGTAGAAAGTGTTTTGCTGGAGAAACGCGGGAAGTATTAGAAAGTAGAGTGTGTTGTCGCGCAGAGCAACACACCTGGTAAATTTTTTTGTAGGTATTCTCAATCGCCCGCAGATTGGAAATCTGGGGCTACAGAAGCGAAGCCCACCTTCGTAGGCTAAGTTAAGCATTGTGTATAAGTTCTTGAAAAGGCTGTTGTTCGATAGATTTATTAAAGTTATCTAAGGCTTCTTTCAAAATCTCTAATTCTTTAGTAGAAAATTGCTCATAACACAAATTGCGGTTTATTTCTAAAGGCTTGTTATAGACAACCGTCATTCCTTCAGAAGAATATTTTTTTAGTAGCAGATAACCTCTGTTATTCCAAACTTGGTAGTTATGAGGCTTTATCTGTAAAACTTTATCAAAACTGGCGATCGCATCTTCATAACGCTCCAGACTATACATTACATAGCCTCGTTTTTTCCAAGCTTGGTAATAGTCAGGTTTAATTTCAATTGCTTTATCAAAGGCTGCGATTGCTTCTTTTAACCTTCCCAACTCACGTAACATATTACCCCGGCTTGCCCAAGCTTGATGGTAGTCAGGTTTCATTTCAATCGCTTTATCAAAAGCTTTTAAAGCTGCCTGGTATTCTTCTGATACATCAAGTATTCTTCCCTGTAAATTTAAGTGGTTAAGGATTTTTGGAACCCCTTTCCAACTGTAAGCAAATCGTTCGCTTTTTTCGCCAAACTTGGTTTGTTCGTATTCATACAGCGAGTGTTCCAAACCTTGAATAAATAATATGTTTACCTGCTCTCGATTTGGTAAGTCTTTGACAATCTCGTATAAATTATCAATTGGTTCTTCAAACTGTAAAACTTCAATAGTTTTTTTAGGTAAATCTTCCTTAACTTTAGTAATTAACTCCTCACCTTCAACTGGAGTACATTGCACAAACAACAAACGAAAACCTTCCGTTAGTTCCAAAGTACGAAGGAATGCTTGATATTCTTCAAAAATTTTTTAGCCCACGCAGGTGGGCTTTGTAATTGTAGCCCCAGCCTTACAGGCTGAGAGCTATTTCCTCCCTCAACCTTTTAACCCCAACTTCCAACTCCCCCGACAACCACTCATCAAACTGAGGATAAACGGGTAATCTTGGCAGCAAATCCCAACCCCCAGGCTGTAATATTTCTCGCAATTCGTTTTCCTGAATATGTGGATAATCGGGATTTACTTCATCTTTGGGGCTAATTCCCCCTAAATCCCTTGCACCTGCTTCGATACAAGCGAGTAACCATTGCTCATCTTTTACTAAATTTGGCGGAATTTGAATCTTTATATCTTTGGGTAAAATCTCGCGTGCTTTAGCAATAACTTGTGGTAATTTATGTGGATTGAAATGTGGAAAATCGAAGCTTTGCTGAGTTCCCGGACTGTGTGGTTGTAAAATAACTTCTTGTATATGCTTGTATTTGTGATGTATTTGGGATATCGCTGCTAATGTATCCCAGCAATCTACTAATGTTTCTCCAATTCCTAATAGCAATCCGGTTGTAAAAGGTATTTTTAATTCACCAGCCCACTCTAATTGTTGCAATCGTAATTCTGGGTTTTTACCTGGTGC comes from Rivularia sp. PCC 7116 and encodes:
- a CDS encoding tetratricopeptide repeat protein, which encodes MELTEGFRLLFVQCTPVEGEELITKVKEDLPKKTIEVLQFEEPIDNLYEIVKDLPNREQVNILFIQGLEHSLYEYEQTKFGEKSERFAYSWKGVPKILNHLNLQGRILDVSEEYQAALKAFDKAIEMKPDYHQAWASRGNMLRELGRLKEAIAAFDKAIEIKPDYYQAWKKRGYVMYSLERYEDAIASFDKVLQIKPHNYQVWNNRGYLLLKKYSSEGMTVVYNKPLEINRNLCYEQFSTKELEILKEALDNFNKSIEQQPFQELIHNA
- a CDS encoding ATP-binding protein, with the protein product MDSLFKNILSLRRIEYLIVNQNWQILELSPKINILADNSNEVSVGKDVRIGFPELIGIEVIASDILAGKQDNFELKGVIRTQKALNPIYIDICIANNLKSNQTGKQLLIVVEDVTERMLLEQSLVQGANEANLLLRTLTASKQYIDQVVTSMADALLVTTPSGKIKNINRTAQLLLEYEEAEIYGKPISNVLKEVDSWKAEIEERGNIKTTLFGPITPLVKEVETVCQTKTGKIIPVAFSCSKVQTEIEHFQGYVYIIRDMTERKQAELAKQEFLAMISHEIRTPVAAVIGMGDILLNTDLTTQQEEFVETICNSGKALLEIINDILDFSKVESGKLEIEEEPFHLNSCIEEAISLLLPKAKEKKLEIIFHKNPEIPEVIVGDISRLRQVFINLLSNAIKFTETGNIEILLTSRKRQIIGNERNNYEIQFAVKDTGVGIPSNRIDRLFKAFSQVNSSITRKYGGTGLGLAICKQLSELMGGKIWVETEPDKGSTFYFTISTRVVKTQLSHEWETKAEESHLNIDATVAEKNPLKILLVEDYPTNQKIITLMLQRMGYQPDIANNGLEALSALRHQSYDVVLMDMQMPEMDGMTATEYICQEWDISVRPRIIALTASAMSSNKENYLASGIDDFLAKPFPIQQLMQLLNKYRNHKQEASKKTKASHREYFGQNNSTIDATALQEIYRIADFNCGVDPRIFLLETIDDYLEETPKILQKIEVALSEDNLKNLQLFAHKLSSSSATLGANKLAALCTQLEIMVISEMRDEIAEHISKVEAEYEKVESVLLEKRGKY
- the cofG gene encoding 7,8-didemethyl-8-hydroxy-5-deazariboflavin synthase subunit CofG, which gives rise to MALQNYRIVTYSPAYTIVPTYECFNRCTYCNFRAEPGSSNWISLSAAKDIFQRLQKQNVCEILILSGEVHPNSPRREQWFNLIYDLCNLALSMGFLPHTNAGVLSYEEMQKMKQVNVSMGLMLEQLTPKLLQTVHKHAPGKNPELRLQQLEWAGELKIPFTTGLLLGIGETLVDCWDTLAAISQIHHKYKHIQEVILQPHSPGTQQSFDFPHFNPHKLPQVIAKAREILPKDIKIQIPPNLVKDEQWLLACIEAGARDLGGISPKDEVNPDYPHIQENELREILQPGGWDLLPRLPVYPQFDEWLSGELEVGVKRLREEIALSL